A region from the uncultured Bacteroides sp. genome encodes:
- a CDS encoding sigma-54 dependent transcriptional regulator, with translation MNKVLIVDDENQIRVLLVRMMELEGYEVFQASDCKTALKQAELHVPDVALCDVFMPDGNGVELVSSLKKVAPRMEIILLTAHGNIADGVQAIKNGAFDYITKGDDNNKIIPLVSRAVEKVRMNARLEKLEKKVGQLYSFDSITGDSKPIKEAILLAQKVAVTNVPVLLTGETGTGKEVFAQAIHYAGKRCKNNFVAVNCSSFSKELLESEMFGYKAGSFTGALKDKKGLFEEANNGSIFLDEIGEMAFELQAKLLRILETGEYIKIGETKPTLVNVRIIAATNRNLAEEIISGRFREDLFYRLSVFQIHLPPLRERLGDIRKLAEAFVSSFSQEMGYSDCEITPDFFRALEQQPWKGNIRELRNVIERSLIVCNGKQLTLEDLPLEIQHSSNERLDEATISNFELSAMEKRHIVRVLEYTHGNKTETARLLKIGLTTLYRKIEEYKISD, from the coding sequence ATGAATAAAGTTCTTATAGTAGATGATGAAAATCAGATTCGTGTTCTTCTTGTCCGTATGATGGAATTGGAAGGATATGAGGTGTTTCAGGCAAGTGATTGTAAAACAGCACTGAAGCAAGCGGAACTGCATGTGCCCGATGTGGCTCTGTGTGATGTTTTTATGCCCGACGGGAATGGCGTGGAACTTGTTTCTTCTCTTAAAAAAGTAGCTCCCCGTATGGAGATTATTCTGCTTACTGCCCATGGAAACATTGCAGACGGAGTGCAGGCTATAAAGAATGGAGCCTTTGACTACATAACCAAAGGGGATGATAATAATAAGATAATTCCGCTAGTGAGCCGGGCTGTAGAGAAAGTCCGAATGAATGCACGCTTAGAGAAATTAGAGAAAAAAGTGGGGCAACTCTATTCGTTTGATTCAATAACAGGAGATTCCAAACCTATAAAAGAAGCTATTTTGTTGGCACAAAAAGTGGCGGTGACAAATGTTCCTGTGTTGCTAACAGGCGAAACCGGCACAGGGAAAGAGGTTTTTGCTCAGGCCATACACTATGCGGGCAAGCGTTGCAAAAATAACTTCGTAGCGGTGAACTGTTCTTCTTTCAGCAAAGAGTTGCTCGAAAGTGAGATGTTTGGTTACAAGGCTGGGTCGTTTACCGGTGCCTTGAAAGATAAAAAAGGACTTTTTGAGGAGGCCAATAACGGGAGTATCTTCTTAGACGAAATAGGAGAGATGGCTTTCGAATTGCAAGCTAAGTTATTGCGTATACTTGAAACGGGCGAATACATAAAGATTGGCGAAACGAAACCGACTCTGGTAAATGTACGCATTATAGCGGCTACGAACCGTAATCTGGCTGAAGAGATCATCTCCGGCCGTTTTCGCGAAGATTTGTTTTACCGCTTGTCTGTTTTCCAAATTCATTTGCCTCCTCTTCGCGAAAGGCTTGGAGATATAAGGAAATTGGCAGAAGCTTTTGTGAGTAGTTTCTCTCAGGAAATGGGATATTCCGATTGTGAGATTACCCCGGATTTCTTTCGGGCACTCGAGCAACAGCCTTGGAAAGGAAATATCCGTGAACTCCGGAATGTGATTGAACGAAGCTTGATTGTGTGCAACGGCAAGCAGCTGACCTTAGAAGACCTCCCGCTGGAAATTCAGCATAGCTCTAATGAAAGGCTGGATGAAGCAACGATTTCGAACTTTGAACTATCTGCCATGGAAAAGAGGCACATTGTACGGGTGCTGGAGTATACGCATGGAAACAAAACCGAAACGGCTCGCCTACTGAAGATAGGTCTTACTACTCTATACCGTAAAATTGAAGAATATAAAATAAGTGATTAA
- the kdpF gene encoding K(+)-transporting ATPase subunit F yields the protein MYTALLVLGIAVFGYLVYVLLKPERF from the coding sequence ATGTATACTGCATTACTTGTATTAGGGATTGCTGTTTTCGGCTATTTGGTGTATGTGCTTCTTAAGCCCGAAAGGTTTTAA
- the kdpA gene encoding potassium-transporting ATPase subunit KdpA, with translation MNTELLGVGLQVILMLALSYPLGKYIARVYKGEKTWLDFMLPLEKLLYKVCGINADEEMGWKTFLKSMLILNAFWFVWGMIFLMAQGWLPLNPDVNGGQTFDQAFNTSISFLVNCNLQHYSGESGLTYFTQLFVIMLFQFIAAATGMAAMAGMMRSMAVKTTKTIGNFWYFLVRSCTRILVPLALILGFIFILQGVPMGFNGQMKITTLEGREQMVSQGPVAAIVPIKQLGTNGGGFFGANSSHPLENPTYFTNIVENCAIMLLPMAMVLAFGFYVKRKKLAYSIFGVMLFAYLVGAVAMIYQETNGNPRIDAMGIAQKNGSMEGKEIRFGAASTALWGASTTATSNGSVNGMHDSMMPLSGTVEMLNMQINTWFGGVGVGWMNYYTFIIMAVFISGLMVGRTPEFLGKKVEAKEMKIATIVVLLHPFLILAGTALAGYLFVHAPGFVGSEGGWLNNSGSHGLSEMLYEFTSSAANNGSGFEGLGDNTPFWNYACGIVLLLGRFVPIIGQIAIAGFLAEKKFIPESAGTLRTDTSTFGIMTFAVILIVAALSFFPVLALSSIAEHLSL, from the coding sequence ATGAATACAGAATTATTAGGAGTAGGCCTGCAGGTTATTCTGATGCTGGCATTGAGCTATCCATTAGGAAAATACATTGCCCGGGTATATAAAGGAGAGAAAACCTGGTTGGATTTTATGCTTCCGCTTGAGAAGTTATTATATAAGGTATGTGGCATCAATGCCGATGAGGAAATGGGTTGGAAGACTTTTTTGAAGTCAATGCTTATTTTAAATGCGTTTTGGTTTGTTTGGGGCATGATATTTCTCATGGCTCAGGGTTGGCTCCCATTAAATCCGGATGTGAACGGGGGACAGACTTTCGATCAGGCTTTTAACACCAGTATTAGTTTTCTGGTAAATTGCAACTTACAACACTATAGTGGCGAGAGCGGGCTGACTTATTTTACGCAGTTGTTTGTTATCATGCTTTTTCAGTTTATTGCAGCTGCTACGGGCATGGCTGCTATGGCTGGAATGATGAGGTCGATGGCAGTGAAAACCACAAAGACAATAGGTAACTTCTGGTACTTTCTGGTAAGAAGTTGCACTCGAATATTAGTACCTCTTGCTCTTATTTTGGGTTTTATCTTTATTCTGCAAGGAGTGCCGATGGGTTTCAATGGTCAAATGAAGATTACTACGCTCGAAGGGAGAGAACAAATGGTTTCACAAGGACCTGTTGCGGCTATTGTTCCTATCAAGCAGTTGGGCACAAACGGTGGAGGTTTCTTTGGGGCCAATTCTTCTCATCCGCTGGAGAATCCTACCTATTTTACCAATATAGTTGAAAATTGTGCTATTATGCTCCTACCGATGGCAATGGTATTGGCGTTCGGTTTTTATGTAAAGCGAAAGAAATTGGCTTATAGTATCTTTGGGGTAATGTTGTTCGCTTATTTAGTGGGTGCAGTTGCTATGATTTATCAGGAGACTAATGGCAATCCGCGAATAGATGCAATGGGCATTGCTCAGAAAAATGGTTCGATGGAGGGAAAAGAAATACGCTTCGGCGCAGCTTCCACCGCTTTATGGGGCGCTAGTACTACCGCAACTTCCAATGGTTCGGTCAATGGTATGCACGATAGCATGATGCCGCTCTCGGGAACCGTTGAGATGCTCAACATGCAGATCAATACCTGGTTTGGCGGTGTAGGGGTTGGGTGGATGAATTACTATACATTCATTATCATGGCTGTGTTTATTAGCGGTCTGATGGTGGGACGCACACCTGAATTTTTAGGCAAAAAGGTGGAAGCTAAGGAGATGAAAATTGCTACGATAGTGGTACTGTTGCATCCATTTCTAATTCTTGCGGGTACGGCATTGGCCGGTTATCTTTTTGTTCACGCCCCCGGGTTTGTAGGGAGTGAAGGTGGATGGCTCAATAATTCGGGATCGCATGGATTGAGTGAGATGCTTTATGAGTTTACATCCTCTGCGGCCAACAACGGTTCGGGCTTTGAAGGCTTAGGCGATAATACGCCTTTCTGGAATTATGCTTGTGGCATCGTGTTGCTTCTTGGACGTTTTGTTCCGATCATAGGACAGATAGCC